The following are encoded in a window of Podospora pseudoanserina strain CBS 124.78 chromosome 6, whole genome shotgun sequence genomic DNA:
- the IST1 gene encoding Vacuolar protein sorting-associated protein ist1 (COG:Z; EggNog:ENOG503NW5R; BUSCO:EOG09264PK5) translates to MPPPTSPVLVTKIKVQLKLAIARLRMVQKRDEALAKTQRRAMAQLLEQNKVDSARIRVENIIRSDIITELHEILELYCELLLARAGLLEASPTCDPGLEEAVKSIIYAAPKTEIKELQTVRTLLAEKFGKEFVLQATENSDRKVSEGVVKKLSVTPPKDELVQGYLEEIARAYGVDWPKGKNKELGDPPDFMDDDDDDENPSGGQAQRVLEEPLVGVDEEAAAELKAQEDLSKATPPKSFGPASPLHVNPPSASTDNIHPKVTLNRQELTTPTKKPAAVTRKPSEQKGDGVPDLDELAKRFAQLKR, encoded by the exons atgcctcctccaacatcaccgGTCCTTGTG ACCAAAATCAAAGTCCAGCTCAAACTAGCCATAGCCCGCCTTCGTATGGTTCAAAAGCGTGACGAGGCCCTTGCAAAGACCCAGCGCAGAGCCATGGCCCAGCTCCTCGAGCAGAACAAGGTTGATTCGGCCCGAATCCGCGTCGAGAACATCATCAGATCCGACATCATTACCGAGCTCCACGAAATCCTAGAACTCTACTGCGAGCTTCTACTAGCCCGCGCTGGCTTGCTAGAggcatcaccaacatgcGATCCCGGCCTTGAAGAGGCTGTCAAGTCCATCATCTACGCCGCTCCCAAGACAGAAATAAAAGAGCTCCAAACAGTGAGGACGTTGTTGGCCGAGAAGTTTGGGAAAGAATTTGTGCTACAGGCTACAGAAAACAGCGACAGGAAAGTAAGCGAAGGGGTGGTCAAGAAGCTGAGCGTCACACCACCAAAAGACGAGCTGGTGCAGGGCTACCTTGAGGAGATTGCGCGGGCATACGGCGTTGACTGGCCAAAAGGGAAGAATAAGGAGCTGGGGGATCCTCCTGACTttatggatgatgatgatgatgatgagaaccCAAGTGGAGGCCAGGCACAAAGAGTGTTGGAGGAACCGCTGGTTGGTGTGGATGaggaagctgctgctgagctCAAGGCACAGGAAGACCTGAGCAAAGCTACACCCCCAAAATCTTTTGGGCCGGCTAGCCCGCTTCATGTCAATCCTCCTAGTGCTTCCACTGATAACATCCACCCCAAAGTCACTCTCAACAGACAGGAGttgacaacaccaaccaagaAGCCGGCTGCTGTGACGAGAAAGCCTTCGGAGCAGAAAGGGGATGGGGTTCCAGATCTGGATGAGCTTGCAAAGAGGTTTGCACAGCTGAAGAGGTGA
- the BRO1_2 gene encoding bck1-like resistance to osmotic shock (COG:U; EggNog:ENOG503NUGR): MLNFILIQNRQGKTRLAKWYVPYSDDEKVKVKGEVHRLVAPRDQKYQSNFVEFRNHKIVYRRYAGLFFCACVDTNDNELAYLEAIHFFVEVLDAFFGNVCELDLVFNFYKVYAILDEVFLAGEIEETSKQVVLTRLEHLDKLE; encoded by the exons ATGTTGAACTTTATCCTCATCCAGAACCGACA GGGCAAAACCCGCCTAGCAAAATGGTACGTCCCCTACAGCGACGACGAAAAAGTCAAGGTCAAGGGCGAG GTCCACCGCCTCGTCGCCCCCCGTGACCAAAAGTACCAATCCAACTTTGTAGAGTTCCGCAACCACAAGATCGTCTACCGCCGCTACGccggcctcttcttctgcgccTGCGTCGACACAAACGACAACGAGCTCGCCTATCTAGAGGCTATCCACTTTTTTGTTGAAGTCTTGGATGCATTCTTTGGCAACGTCTGCGAGCTGGATCTGGTGTTTAACTTTTACAAGGTGTACGCCATCCTGGACGAGGTCTTCCTCGCgggggagattgaggagacGTCGAAGCAGGTTGTGTTGACTAGGTTGGAGCATTTGGATAAGTTGGAGTGA
- a CDS encoding hypothetical protein (EggNog:ENOG503P9PF; COG:S): protein MGKSKKKNPSEPPLGDFRKCPSARKLFESLGREFPVKVNKQRTLNSFVIWLIERLIDKDVSNPSSAESELKEWYQLLKSCRIDDQTIIDGFVELEQTHVSEHPLHARRLHIVETELRELIRTTASLPPAPSKSSTAQKIQKPSGTLSKPMDEHKHLNRRVSILRIVTGPDPSKSTNDYTHPDRRLSGPPARNDSTVAFEGDMSDYIHPGRRALVSTPQESPKHDSPPPTLAHMHPDRAASVSVDHSSPAPEIMYGRMHPDRMKFSREAAPEPGELIEKVVPAADCIRTGTGRQGKSNTFDPFCPDLPFLSGANAMAMEDLVRQREKKKQEQEWEKWEQEEKQKQMQKEKEKEKEKGKEKEKGKEKGKDLSFLTGSNRMVLGDDWALARTKKKKKKAAQTELVLEYGESLVDVGNAKSATKGDKEFTIPGNYVCNRCNVRGHLIQDCPTNGDWRYAVKAPEDYTCNFCGKQADHYIDDCPRKPSKGSRNGQTERDAPRRVVSDTIRDSVIDSYRPEPRSHKRHRSMDSKFDDDDYLASRPHRRGTRGRKSRRADDDPESNVSIRGRAGTNDSPWGDLKSSIVGYLDPDKPVGDEPPTKVYTNRKPPPVSPDPHEEGRLSYYDVPSEDAQPEHSTLKKNKKKTPPKKTQLVVPKSERSPIRIANAPPPRIRVGPQQVGQMIEEERDKNDLIPSFFKMFLGKKVYFRTRAKRPVAIDFIDMPSESEGGDDDAVEIDQAQDSVKNEQGDMSTQLKSRLSPGPSVDEPQQATNSSVIQHLHGVIDVDDDVVMTEARPSVIVSGLGDFTDLTGLSDGESQSHIVVVDD from the exons ATGGGCAAGAgtaagaagaagaacccAAGCGAACCGCCACTTGGTGATTTTCGCAAATGTCCCTCCGCCCGTAAGCTCTTTGAGTCTCTCGGCCGGGAATTTCctgtcaaggtcaacaaaCAGCGTACCCTCAACAGCTTTGTCATATGGCTTATCGAACGCCTGATTGACAAGGACGTTTCCAACCCATCAAGCGCTGAATCCGAACTCAAAGAGTGGTATCAGCTGCTCAAGAGCTGCCGCATTGACGACCAGACCATCATTGATGGTTTTGTCGAGCTAGAGCAGACCCACGTCTCAGAGCACCCTCTCCACGCGAGACGTCTTCACATCGTGGAAACGGAGTTGCGGGAACTAATCAGGACTACGGCATCGCTGCCCCCAGCTCCATCCAAATCTTCAACAGCTCAAAAGATTCAAAAGCCCTCGGGCACTTTGTCCAAGCCCATGGATGAACACAAGCATCTCAATCGGCGGGTGTCAATCCTGAGGATTGTTACTGGCCCTGACCCTTCAAAGTCAACGAACGATTACACCCATCCGGATAGAAGACTGTCAGGCCCACCGGCCCGCAATGACTCTACCGTTGCCTTTGAAGGAGACATGAGCGATTATATCCATCCTGGAAGAAGGGCTCTTGTCAGCACACCACAAGAGTCTCCGAAACATGAttctccgccgccaacaTTGGCTCATATGCACCCGGATAGGGCTGCATCTGTCTCGGTGGACCACTCCTCTCCTGCCCCCGAGATCATGTATGGCCGTATGCATCCTGATAGGATGAAGTTTTCTCGAGAGGCTGCTCCTGAGCCTGGAGAGCTGATTGAAAAGGTAGTTCCCGCTGCTGACTGCATTCGAACGGGAACAGGAAGACAGGGCAAGAGTAACACATTTGATCCTTTCTGCCCCGATTTGCCGTTTTTATCAGGAGCAAATGCGATGGCCATGGAAGACTTGGTGaggcagagagagaagaaaaagcaggagcaggagtggGAAAAgtgggagcaggaggagaagcagaagcagatgcagaaggagaaggagaaggagaaggagaaggggaaggagaaggagaaggggaaggagaaagGCAAGGATCTCTCCTTTCTTACCGGTTCCAACCGAATGGTGCTCGGTGATGACTGGGCGTTGGCCAgaacgaagaagaaaaagaagaaggccgcgCAAACTGAGCTAGTTTTGGAGTACGGTGAGAGCCTAGTTGACGTGGGAAACGCCAAATCGGCTACCAAGGGTGACAAGGAGTTTACCATACCGGGAAACTATGTGTGCAACCGTTGCAACGTGCGTG GCCATCTTATTCAAGATTGCCCAACGAACGGGGACTGGCGATATGCCGTCAAAGCACCCGAGGACTACACTTGCAATTTTTGTGGAAAACAGGCAGATCACTATATTGATGACTGCCCGCGGAAGCCTTCGAAAGGCTCGCGCAACGGTCAAACTGAGCGTGACGCGCCTCGGAGAGTCGTCAGTGATACCATCCGAGATTCCGTCATAGACTCCTACCGACCCGAGCCCCGCTCCCACAAGCGGCATCGCAGTATGGACAGTAAgtttgacgatgatgactaTTTGGCCTCGAGACCTCACCGCCGTGGGACGAGGGGCCGCAAGTCTCGGCGTGCAGATGATGACCCAGAGAGCAACGTGTCTATTCGGGGAAGGGCTGGTACGAACGACAGTCCTTGGGGTGACTTGAAGTCTTCCATCGTGGGTTATCTCGATCCAGACAAGCCGGTTGGTGACGAACCCCCCACTAAGGTCTACACCAACCGCAAGCCTCCGCCCGTCAGCCCGGACCCCCATGAGGAGGGACGGCTTTCGTATTATGATGTGCCATCTGAAGACGCGCAGCCCGAGCACTCCACTTTGAAGAAGAATAAGAAGAAGACGCCCCCGAAGAAAACGCAGCTGGTTGTGCCCAAGTCCGAGAGATCCCCTATTCGTATCGCCAATGCGCCGCCCCCCAGAATTCGAGTTGGCCCACAGCAGGTCGGCCAAATGattgaggaagagagggacaAGAACGACTTGATCCCCTCGTTCTTCAAGATGTTTTTGGGCAAGAAGGTCTATTTCAGGACCAGGGCCAAGCGTCCAGTGGCAATTGACTTTATTGATATGCCCTCTGAGAGTGAGGGGGGCGATGACGATGCCGTGGAGATTGACCAGGCTCAAGATTCTGTCAAGAACGAGCAAGGCGATATGTCCACCCAGCTGAAGAGCCGGCTCTCGCCTGGGCCCTCGGTGGACGAGCCACAGCAGGCGACCAATTCTTCTGtcatccaacacctccacgGTGTCATCGacgtggatgatgatgttgtcatGACGGAGGCTAGGCCGTCTGTCATTGTCAGCGGGTTGGGAGACTTTACCGACCTCACTGGGCTATCTGATGGCGAGTCCCAGAGCCAcattgtggtggttgatgattaG
- the SPT3 gene encoding Transcription initiation protein spt3 (COG:K; EggNog:ENOG503NXIN), which yields MPRQMLPKETPELYTAHQLQPVPPRQVPEVQPQLEKQPEPERQPEPEPQQLRAIPMLQSEQPRDFAPHRGNEQVQQQNDGQFMKGATPPTRQQQEDDTPMYFQASLHELYPVRLVNPRCAKFKKVFQRPHFFTPSPSYAIGYTPVPPPQPGAATGSTTVDDSAPPVIDVPRSAVKEAIASRNDVFKGNPALFDEVMMNGQPLDLSGYDLEQNEEGTANLIPLNLDPAAFMLKDFLTRPDPMETGKGKEGGTGREGEREEVAFEVEIDPSDWIADIVTKMMYVSGETGEPSAETTGIIEDIVRQQVIEILRNCTELAARRGARAITINDLIFQIRDDAPKVSRLRTFLSWKDVRKNVKDSDDKGGEGDLGAGEDPVGGVVPGGPVDDTAKKNKKAKVGLPWEPSSYFAVEVPEREDEEDEEEEEMNHITLQRLRKADERTKAMTREEYVTWSEFRQASFTYRKGKRFREWAGFGIVTDSKPSDDIVDILGFLTFEMVQTLTEEALKIKENEDQHRERTGGGEQAAGNAAKKRKMGGWVGGCLIRLVRGGRQLSRGIFRRLLGGCRDGVRRVGLC from the exons ATGCCACGACAGATGCTGCCCAAAGAAACCCCAGAGTTATATACAGcccatcaacttcaaccagTGCCGCCTCGTCAAGTACCCGAGGTGCAGCCACAGCTTGAGAAGCAGCCTGAGCCTGAAAGGCAACCCGAGCCAGAGCCGCAGCAGTTGCGAGCCATTCCGATGCTTCAGTCAGAGCAACCTCGTGATTTTGCCCCCCATCGAGGAAATGAGCAGGTCCAGCAGCAGAATGATGGCCAGTTCATGAAGGGGGCGACCCCCCCGACTCGACAGCAACAGGAAGATGACACCCCCATGTACTTTCAAGCCTCCCTTCACGAGCTCTATCCCGTCAGGCTCGTCAATCCGCGGTGCGCCAAATTCAAGAAAGTGTTTCAGAGGCCACACTTCTTCACCCCGTCCCCGAGTTATGCAATCGGATACACTCCTGTGCCGCCACCGCAGCCCGGAGCTGCTACTGGTAGTACTACTGTCGATGACTCCGCGCCCCCTGTCATTGACGTCCCGCGCTCTGCAGTCAAAGAAGCCATTGCCAGTCGTAACGACGTCTTCAAGGGAAACCCCGCGCTGTTTGACGAGGTCATGATGAATGGCCAACCACTTGACCTTAGTGGCTACGACCTTGAGCAGAATGAGGAAGGCACTGCCAATTTGATCCCGCTTAACCTTGACCCGGCTGCGTTTATGCTCAAGGATTTCCTCACTCGGCCTGATCCGATGGAaacggggaaggggaaagaaggggggactggacgggagggggagagggaggaggttgctttTGAGGTCGAAATTGATCCCAGCGACTGGATTGCTGACATTGTTACCAAGATGATGTACGTCTCTGGTGAGACGGGCGAGCCATCGGCCGAGACGACGGGGATTATCGAGGATATCGTGAGGCAGCAGGTTATTGAGATT CTCCGCAACTGCACCGAACTCGCCGCCCGCCGCGGCGCCCGCGCGATCACTATTAATGACCTGATTTTCCAAATCCGTGATGACGCCCCAAAGGTTTCCCGTCTGCGGACATTCCTCTCCTGGAAAGACGTCCGCAAAAACGTCAAGGATTCCGACGAcaagggaggagagggtgatcTTGGTGCGGGTGAAGACCCCGTCGGTGGTGTAGTTCCCGGCGGGCCAGTCGACGACACGgccaaaaagaacaagaaagcCAAAGTCGGCCTCCCCTGGGAACCATCGTCTTATTTCGCCGTCGAAGTCCCAGAGagagaagacgaagaagacgaggaggaagaggaaatgAACCACATCACCCTCCAGCGCCTCCGCAAGGCAGACGAGCGGACCAAGGCCATGACGCGAGAGGAATACGTCACCTGGTCTGAGTTTCGCCAAGCATCGTTTACGTACCGCAAAGGAAAGAGATTTAGGGAATGGGCGGGTTTCGGGATCGTGACGGATAGCAAGCCGAGTGATGATATTGTGGATATCTTGGGGTTTTTGACGTTTGAGATGGTGCAGACGCTGACggaggaggcgttgaagatcaaggagaatGAGGACCAGCATAGGGagaggacgggagggggggagcaGGCGGCGGGGAAtgcggcgaagaagaggaagatggggggttgggtggggggttgtttgatcCGCCTAGTGAGGGGAGGACGCCAGTTGAGCCGAGGCATATTCAGGAGGCTTTTAGGAGGCTGCAGGGACGGAGTAAGAAGAGTAGGGCTATGTTGA
- the PMS1 gene encoding ATP-binding mismatch repair protein (COG:L; BUSCO:EOG0926213Z; EggNog:ENOG503NV9D), with the protein MASNVTIKAIDSSAVHQIQAGQVIVDLCSVAKELVENSVDAGATTIEVRFKNQGLDSIEVQDNGAGIAPHNYESVALKHYTSKLSTYDDLSTLQTFGFRGEALSSLCALSKFSVITCTKEQVPRAAKLEFEMSGKLKSTSVLSGQRGTSVIVEDLFRNLPVRRRELERNIKREWGKVISLLNQYACIQTGVKFTVSQQPTKGKRMVLFSTKGNPTTRENIINVFGVKTMNALITMDLKLQLTPTAGPLVKGKARADGSNTEVRVLGHVSRPTPGEGRQTPDRQMFYVNGRPCGLPQFVKVFNEVYRSYNASQLPFIFADIQLDTHLYDVNVSPDKRTILLHDQGQMLDNLRESLIELFETQDVTIPTSQAQGLRQTPFKKPTLVRSQTPVSVASVSNRRTATLSHQSSESDSPITQRRASVDDQDEEEEETSETAENPEKDETEVPMEDAEDEPPQSSIPAIPPPSQPAAPRSSPIAPARFKRSTQEVATITIGDSTVTSVIRSPLKRSRIEEPSRPSQKLGAAKARKKTAPVPSFGGRLTQMFSAAASSKGGSTEDLEITTEEVDIEDEEIEVDEEASEAAGSAEGQDDDNEESLFVSQGEDNDVDMEEPEMPRSSHEEREEEEEEEEEELRADNEGNEEMPSEADSPRASVEQDECCDHDSADDEYIDEEEKKAQEEKKVQALIDAAQATAAEASEESEKRSQMLLKGRPKRKDMTLNLIHRVRTNEMQISQQIISLSNHLPPQKSKPPPSQDDDGLDAANPEEKLSLKITKTDFAKMKIIGQFNLGFILAVREGSSSPSDDDDELFIIDQHASDEKYNFERLQSTTTVQSQRLVQPKPLTLTALEEEIILENLVSLERNGFVVSVDTSGDSPVGSRCQLVTLPLSRETTFDLTDLEELIFLLGDNPSSSATTIPRPSKVRKMFAMRACRSSIMIGRALSGRQMERVVRNMGGMEKPWNCPHGRPTMRHLCGLGGAFEGRTWQEGGKVDWRVFLRGGKGKQRAG; encoded by the exons ATGGCATCCAATGTCACCATCAAGGCCATCGACTCGAGTGCAGTCCACCAGATCCAAGCTGGTCAGGTTATTGTCGATTTGTGCTCTGTAGCCAAAGAGCTCGTGGAGAACAGTGTGGATGCCGGGGCAACCACCATCG AGGTACGGTTCAAAAACCAAGGTCTTGACTCCATCGAGGTCCAAGACAATGGAGCCGGAATTGCACCACACAACTACGAATCAGTCGCCCTAAAGCATTACACGTCCAAGCTCTCAACATATGATGATCTCTCCACACTTCAGACGTTTGGCTTCCGTGGGGAGGCATTGTCCTCCCTCTGCGCACTATCCAAATTCTCTGTTATAACTTGCACCAAGGAGCAGGTCCCTCGCGCTGCGAAGCTCGAGTTCGAGATGTCTGGGAAGCTTAAGAGCACCAGCGTTCTTTCGGGCCAGCGTGGTACTTCTGTAATTGTAGAGGACCTCTTCCGCAACCTCCCAGTACGCCGTCGTGAGCTGGAGAGAAACATCAAGAGGGAATGGGGCAAGGTTATCAGCCTGCTCAACCAATATGCCTGCATCCAAACAGGCGTCAAGTTCACCGTTTCCCAGCAGCCCACCaaagggaagaggatggtTCTGTTCTCGACCAAGGGTAATCCCACAACACGCGAGAATATCATCAATGTGTTTGGTGTCAAGACGATGAATGCTTTGATCACAATGGATCTCAAGCTGCAGCTCACACCTACCGCCGGTCCTCTCGTGAAGGGTAAAGCTAGAGCTGACGGGAGCAATACCGAGGTTAGGGTGCTCGGGCATGTCTCCCGGCCGACACCTGGTGAAGGCCGACAAACACCAGATCGTCAAATGTTCTACGTCAATGGGCGGCCTTGCGGTCTACCCCAGTTTGTCAAGGTTTTCAACGAGGTGTATCGCTCCTACAATGCTTCACAGTTGCCTTTCATCTTTGCAGACATTCAACTCGACACTCATCTTTACGATGTCAATGTCAGTCCAGACAAGCGCACCATCTTGCTCCACGACCAAGGTCAAATGCTTGACAATCTGCGGGAGTCCTTGATTGAACTCTTCGAGACGCAGGATGTCACCATTCCGAcatcccaagcccaagggcTGAGGCAGACGCCGTTTAAGAAACCGACGCTTGTTCGCTCACAGACACCGGTCTCTGTTGCTTCTGTAAGCAACAGGAGGACAGCCACACTGTCACATCAATCGTCCGAATCAGACTCACCGATTACACAGAGACGAGCGTCGGTCGATGAtcaggatgaagaggaagaggaaacTTCTGAGACGGCCGAGAACCCAGAGAAAGACGAGACAGAGGTCCCAATGGAAGATGCAGAAGACGAGCCACCACAGTCTTCAATTCCGGCGATTCCGCCACCGTCGCAACCTGCAGCTCCACGATCTAGTCCCATCGCTCCAGCTCGGTTTAAACGGTCAACTCAAGAAGTGGCTACGATCACCATAGGCGACTCCACCGTGACGAGCGTGATCAGGAGTCCCCTGAAACGATCAAGAATTGAGGAGCCTTCCAGGCCTTCCCAAAAGCTTGGCGCTGCTAAGGCCAGGAAGAAGACCGCACCTGTGCCATCCTTTGGCGGACGTCTCACTCAAATGTTTTCTGCTGCGGCGAGTAGTAAGGGAGGCTCGACAGAAGATCTCGAGATTACTACAGAAGAGGTGGAcattgaggatgaggaaattgaggtggatgaggaagcTTCGGAAGCCGCTGGATCGGCAGAGGGCCAGGACGATGACAACGAAGAGTCCCTGTTTGTGTCTCAAGGAGAGGATAATGATGTGGATATGGAAGAACCTGAGATGCCTCGTTCCTCTCACgaagaaagggaggaggaggaggaggaggaggaggaggagctccgGGCTGACAATGAAGGGAATGAGGAGATGCCTTCAGAAGCAGACAGCCCAAGAGCCTCTGTCGAGCAAGACGAATGCTGTGACCATGACTCAGCCGACGACGAGTAcatcgacgaggaagaaaagaaggcacaagaagaaaagaaggtaCAAGCCCTTATCGACGCCGCCCAGGCCACCGCTGCTGAAGCATCAGAAGAAAGCGAAAAGCGCTCCCAGATGCTCCTCAAAGGCCGTCCAAAGCGGAAAGACATgaccctcaacctcatccacaGGGTCAGAACCAACGAAATGCAGATTAGCCAGCAAATCATCTCCCTTTcaaaccacctcccaccccagaaaagcaaaccacctccctcccaagacgacgacggcTTAGACGCAGCCAACCCCGAAGAGAAACTCTCCCTAAAAATCACCAAAACCGACTTTGCCAAAATGAAAATCATCGGCCAATTCAACCTAGGCTTCATCCTCGCCGTCCGGGAgggttcctcctccccctcagacgacgacgacgagctcTTCATAATCGACCAACACGCCTCGGACGAGAAATACAACTTTGAGCGCctccaatccaccaccacggtcCAATCCCAGCGTCTTGTCCAGCCCAAACCCTTGACTCTGACCGCCCTAGAAGAGGAGATAATCCTTGAGAACCTCGTCTCTCTCGAGCGCAACGGGTTTGTGGTATCAGTCGACACGTCTGGGGACTCCCCGGTGGGATCGAGGTGTCAACTCGTCACTCTACCTTTGTCGAGGGAGACAACGTTTGATTTGAcggatttggaggagttgatctTTTTGCTGGGGGATAACCCGAGCAGTTCGGCTACGACGATCCCGAGACCGTCAAaggtgaggaagatgttTGCCATGAGGGCTTGCAGGAGTAGTATCATGATTGGGAGGGCGTTGTCGGGGAGgcagatggagagggtggtgaggaatatgggggggatggagaagCCGTGGAATTGTCCGCATGGGAGGCCGACGATGAGGCATTtgtgtgggttggggggagcaTTTGAGGGGAGGACGTggcaggagggggggaaggtggatTGGAGGgtgtttttgaggggggggaaggggaaacaGAGGGCTGGGTGA